The Chiloscyllium punctatum isolate Juve2018m chromosome 45, sChiPun1.3, whole genome shotgun sequence genome has a segment encoding these proteins:
- the LOC140467206 gene encoding achaete-scute homolog 5-like, which produces MNSNYPRSLMDRRSVVAPNCMQLAMPLPPEPSTHQHLPRRDSLTHVPFLVYPSNLESAYYDTYGSMFPYMPFHGHFGVYDCPFEPAFIQKRNERERQRVKCVNEGYARLRDHLPGPLSEKRLSKVETLRAAIRYIKYLQDLLSQSAGRSPPGTQENQPSSSEGAQQDCNSDGESKTSSPYCESGSSSDRS; this is translated from the coding sequence ATGAACAGTAATTATCCCAGGTCTCTGATGGACAGGAGATCAGTGGTGGCTCCCAACTGCATGCAATTGGCAATGCCTTTACCCCCTgagccatccacacaccagcaTTTACCCCGCAGAGACAGTTTAACACATGTCCCCTTCCTGGTCTATCCAAGTAACCTGGAGTCGGCCTATTATGACACTTATGGCAGTATGTTTCCCTACATGCCCTTCCACGGCCACTTTGGGGTCTATGACTGTCCCTTTGAGCCTGCCTTCATCCAGAAGAGAAacgagagggagaggcagagggtGAAGTGTGTGAATGAAGGCTACGCGAGACTGCGAGACCACCTGCCAGGACCCCTGTCAGAGAAACGCCTGAGCAAAGTGGAGACCTTGCGAGCAGCTATCAGGTACATTAAGTACCTGCAGGACTTACTGAGCCAGAGTGCAGGCAGGTCCCCCCCTGGAACACAGGAGAACCAGCCCAGCAGCAGTGAGGGAGCCCAGCAGGACTGCAACAGTGACGGCGAATCCAAAACTTCCTCCCCTTACTGTGAGTCCGGGTCCAGCTCTGACAGGAGCTGA